In one window of Spiroplasma corruscae DNA:
- a CDS encoding CatB-related O-acetyltransferase, which translates to MGKSNKLFFLKDYISNKNIQVGTYSYLYTFKGEKGAQEFQNFNVLYHFPDIYNDWLRIGNYCAIADDVKFLMNGANHRIETLSTFPFELFKEFEHKISIKNNKEYKDTIVGHDVWIGNNVMVLPGIEIGNGSIIGAGSVVTKDVKPYSIVAGNPAKFIRMRIDDEKINYLENLKWWDKPINEIKELINDLTNINSYIK; encoded by the coding sequence ATGGGAAAGTCAAATAAATTATTTTTTTTAAAAGATTATATATCAAATAAAAATATTCAAGTAGGTACTTATAGTTACCTATACACTTTTAAAGGTGAAAAAGGTGCTCAGGAGTTTCAAAATTTTAATGTATTATATCATTTCCCAGATATTTATAATGATTGATTAAGAATAGGAAATTATTGTGCTATAGCTGATGATGTTAAATTCTTAATGAATGGAGCAAATCATCGTATTGAAACGCTATCAACATTCCCATTTGAATTATTTAAAGAGTTCGAACATAAAATAAGTATCAAAAACAATAAAGAATATAAGGACACAATAGTGGGCCATGATGTTTGAATAGGTAATAATGTAATGGTTTTACCAGGAATAGAAATTGGTAATGGTTCAATAATTGGAGCAGGTTCGGTAGTTACAAAAGACGTAAAACCTTATTCAATAGTGGCCGGAAACCCTGCTAAGTTTATTAGGATGAGAATTGATGATGAAAAAATTAATTACCTTGAAAATTTAAAATGATGGGACAAACCAATTAACGAGATAAAAGAGCTTATAAATGATTTAACTAATATTAATAGTTATATAAAATAG
- the hisS gene encoding histidine--tRNA ligase, with protein MIQKPRGTEDLFGDKAKQYLALELIIRNIAENFNFNEIKTPMFESSDLFKSNVGESTDIVTKEMYNFLDKKNRELTLRPEGTVPTVRAIIENKLYIQENLPLKLFYFSKMFRYERPQKGRMREFSQFGVEVFGPNSPELDSELISFCFMILNSIGLKNYKLNINYIVTNEERKKYIVELKKYLSSKKLCDDCATRINTNLLRVLDCKIDRHQFDDIIDMKDFLSEEDKKFYNELKRNIKNIGIEFIEDKKLVRGLDYYTGLVYEIVDQDGITIIGGGRYNNLVEKMANINLQASGFGVGMERLLISLDNQNISLFESYKLDAFLIALTDKAKALSNILLFMLRNSNLKVDLEYMNKNLKSAFKSAERYNPKSIIIIGDNEIKENVVIIKNQDTKKEEKVSFDKIVDYLKKG; from the coding sequence ATGATTCAAAAACCAAGAGGTACAGAAGATTTATTTGGAGATAAAGCTAAACAATATCTAGCATTAGAACTAATTATTAGAAATATTGCAGAGAATTTTAATTTTAATGAAATAAAAACCCCAATGTTTGAAAGCTCTGATTTATTTAAGAGTAATGTTGGTGAGTCGACTGACATAGTAACAAAAGAAATGTATAATTTTTTAGATAAAAAAAATAGAGAATTAACTTTAAGACCAGAAGGAACTGTACCAACTGTTAGGGCAATTATTGAAAATAAATTGTATATTCAGGAAAATTTACCATTAAAGCTGTTTTATTTTTCTAAAATGTTTAGATATGAAAGACCTCAAAAGGGTAGAATGAGAGAATTTAGTCAGTTTGGGGTTGAAGTATTTGGTCCAAACAGTCCAGAATTAGATTCAGAATTAATCTCATTTTGTTTCATGATATTAAACTCTATAGGGTTAAAAAATTATAAGTTAAATATTAATTATATAGTCACTAATGAAGAAAGAAAAAAATATATTGTAGAGTTAAAAAAATACTTATCTTCAAAAAAACTCTGTGATGATTGTGCTACGAGAATAAATACAAATCTACTTAGAGTATTAGATTGCAAGATTGATAGACATCAATTTGATGACATAATCGATATGAAAGACTTCTTGAGTGAAGAAGATAAAAAGTTCTATAATGAACTAAAGAGAAATATTAAAAATATAGGAATTGAATTTATAGAAGACAAGAAGTTAGTAAGAGGACTAGATTATTACACTGGTCTTGTATATGAAATTGTCGACCAAGATGGTATTACTATAATTGGTGGTGGAAGATATAATAATCTTGTTGAAAAAATGGCAAACATAAACTTACAAGCATCAGGTTTTGGTGTTGGAATGGAAAGATTATTAATCTCATTAGATAACCAAAATATTAGCTTATTTGAAAGTTATAAATTAGATGCATTTTTAATAGCGCTTACAGATAAAGCAAAAGCATTGTCTAATATATTATTATTTATGCTAAGAAACTCAAATTTAAAAGTAGATTTGGAATATATGAATAAAAACTTAAAATCTGCATTTAAATCAGCAGAAAGGTATAATCCAAAAAGCATAATTATTATTGGTGATAATGAAATTAAGGAAAATGTAGTAATAATTAAAAATCAAGATACAAAAAAAGAAGAAAAAGTATCTTTTGATAAAATTGTTGATTATTTAAAAAAGGGGTAA
- the aspS gene encoding aspartate--tRNA ligase, producing MKRTHSCGELTLKNINTEVIIQGWISKIRRLGAMTFIDLRDIHGITQLVIGENSSINVSNLKSEYVIEVVGIVLERKSKNLDIKTGEIEIDVKELIIINESELTPFEIRDNIEAQEDTRLKYRYLDLRRPEMQEKFVIRHKVYQCIRNYFSDNSFIEIETPVFGKSTPEGARDFLIPSRLNKNKFYALPQSPQLYKQLFMISGFDRYFQIVKCFRDEDLRIDRQLEFTQLDMEMSFAEPEDIMNMIENMLKTIMKSIKNIDIEDNFIRLDYNEAIDKYGIDKPDLRFGLEIKTLNKIFSNTEINLFKDLKNKSIRSICVEKSLSKKEVEYLTEVAKQNSVNILGFAKFDTNEWTGSVGSKLSEKEKKLLIEEFNIKIESTVLFIVEEYNVASKAMGAIRNACGSLLQLIKSNDFKFLWVVNFPLFEYSDDEDRYVAAHHPFTMPANECLNNFDKDLANAKAKAYDVVLNGFEIGGGSQRITDKEVQTRMFKAIGFSEEKIQENFGWFVNAYKYGAPYHSGCAIGLDRLCMLLTESSSIREVIAFPKNSSGVDPMTNAPDLVSNDQLNELNIKTNIN from the coding sequence ATGAAAAGAACACATAGTTGTGGAGAGTTAACATTAAAAAATATTAATACTGAAGTAATAATTCAGGGATGGATATCAAAAATTAGAAGATTAGGAGCAATGACTTTTATTGATTTGAGAGATATTCATGGAATTACACAATTAGTTATTGGAGAAAATAGTAGTATAAATGTTTCAAATCTAAAATCCGAGTATGTAATTGAAGTTGTGGGAATTGTATTAGAGCGAAAGTCAAAAAACTTAGATATTAAGACTGGTGAAATTGAAATAGATGTTAAAGAGTTAATTATTATCAACGAATCTGAATTAACACCATTTGAAATAAGAGACAATATTGAAGCACAAGAAGATACAAGATTAAAATACAGATATTTAGATTTAAGAAGACCTGAAATGCAAGAAAAGTTTGTTATTAGACATAAAGTTTATCAATGTATTAGAAATTATTTTAGCGACAATAGTTTCATCGAAATAGAAACACCAGTATTTGGTAAGTCTACACCAGAAGGTGCTCGTGACTTTTTAATTCCCTCAAGGTTAAATAAAAATAAATTTTATGCTCTACCACAATCTCCTCAACTTTATAAACAATTATTTATGATCTCTGGATTTGATAGATATTTTCAAATTGTTAAGTGTTTTAGAGATGAAGATTTAAGGATTGATAGACAACTTGAGTTTACACAACTTGATATGGAAATGTCTTTTGCTGAACCAGAAGATATTATGAATATGATTGAAAATATGCTTAAAACTATTATGAAAAGCATAAAAAACATAGACATAGAAGATAATTTTATTAGATTAGATTATAATGAAGCTATTGATAAGTATGGTATTGATAAACCTGATTTAAGATTTGGTTTAGAAATTAAAACTTTAAATAAAATTTTTTCTAACACAGAGATTAATCTATTTAAAGATTTAAAAAATAAATCAATTAGATCTATATGTGTTGAAAAATCTTTATCAAAAAAAGAAGTAGAATATCTAACTGAGGTTGCAAAACAAAACTCAGTTAACATCTTAGGTTTTGCTAAGTTTGATACTAATGAATGAACTGGTTCGGTTGGTTCAAAGCTAAGTGAAAAAGAAAAAAAATTATTAATTGAAGAGTTTAATATTAAAATAGAATCTACAGTTCTGTTTATTGTGGAAGAATATAATGTCGCAAGTAAGGCTATGGGAGCGATAAGAAATGCGTGTGGAAGTTTGTTGCAATTAATTAAATCAAATGATTTCAAATTTTTATGAGTAGTTAACTTCCCTTTATTTGAATATTCTGATGATGAAGATCGATATGTTGCTGCTCATCATCCCTTTACTATGCCAGCAAATGAATGTTTAAATAATTTTGATAAAGATTTAGCCAATGCAAAAGCTAAAGCGTATGATGTTGTATTAAACGGATTTGAAATAGGTGGAGGAAGTCAAAGAATTACTGATAAAGAAGTTCAAACAAGAATGTTTAAAGCTATTGGTTTCTCCGAAGAAAAAATTCAAGAAAACTTTGGTTGATTTGTTAATGCATATAAATACGGTGCGCCTTATCATTCTGGTTGTGCAATCGGATTGGATAGACTATGCATGTTATTAACTGAAAGTAGTTCAATTAGAGAAGTTATCGCTTTTCCAAAAAACTCTTCAGGAGTTGATCCAATGACAAATGCACCGGACTTAGTATCGAATGATCAACTTAATGAATTAAATATCAAAACAAATATTAATTAA